Below is a genomic region from Prochlorococcus marinus str. MIT 0918.
GTCAAAGATGTAAATTTAATTGATAGATATGAAGGAAATAATATAGAAGATAATAAAGTAAGCCAAACATTTAGGATTACATATCGTAAAGATAATAGAACACTAAAAGATATAGAATTAAACCCAGTTCATGACAAGATAATCGATAAGTTAAAAACAACATTATTAGCTGAACTTAGAATTTAATTTTCTTAGTATAGTTAAAGATTCTAAGTGAGTTGTTTGAGGGAAGAAGTCCAGAGTTGAAATATTATCTATAGTATAATTACCATTCTCTATAATTGATGTTAAATCTCTTCTTAATGAAGAGGGGTTACAGCTTTGATAAATAATTAAATCTGGCATTCTTTCTAAAATAATATTTGTTGTTTTAACAGATAAACCTTTTCTAGGAGGGTCAATAATAAGTGCATCACTTTCTTCAAGAAGATCATATAGATATTTTTCTACATCACCGCAATAGAAATTAATATTAGTTATATGATTTAATTTTGCATTTATAATTGCTAATTTATTAGACTCTATATTGTTTTCTATAGAGAGAACATCATAACCAATATTTGCAAGAGGTATTGATATTGTACCTATACCAGAATAAGCATCTATTACTCTCTTATCCTTACTAAGAAATTTTGTAATTAACTTAATAATTTGTTCAGCAAGATTAAGATTTGGTTGAAAAAAAGAAGTAACTCCTATTCTAAATCTGAGATTACAGAATTTCTCTAATAAATATGGTCTCCCAAATAATACAAATGTTTCATCTCCAAAAATAACATTAGTTCTGTTAGGCTGAATATTATTTACAATTCCTACAATATTAGTGTGAATTGATGTTATGTTAGATACTAATGTTCGTAATTTATTCTTAAGTTTGTAACTAGAAATAAAGGTAATTAATATTTCATTTGTATTTATTCCTAATCGTATGCTGATATGCCTAAGAGCATTATCTTGGGATAGATCATTATCGGCATATATATTTGAGTTTGATAGTTGATTGATTATTGTATCTAATATATTATTAATTCTATTATCTAATACAGGGCAGCTATCTATATTAATTATATCATGAGTATTATATTTGTAATAACCTATAGATATAGTTGATGGAGTGTTAGACCTTACAGGCATAATCGCTTTATTTCTATAATTAAGATTTAATGAAGAGGGATAGGAATTAATAATAAAATTTTTATCTATCAAATTTGTTCTGACCAGCTCATTGTAAAATTGAGTATTTTTAATTATAAATTGATTCTTATCATTAATATGTTGTAAAGTACATCCCCCACATTCTTCTGCTACAGGACAAATTGGAACTGTTCTTGATTTAGAGTATAAAATTATTTTTTCAATTTTAGCTATCCAGTACGATTTTATACGTAATTCACATTTGATGATAGCCTCTTCATTAGGTATTAATCCAGGGACTTTAATAACACAAGAATTCCATTTACAAACTCCGTAACCAGCATGATCGATATCTATACATTTAACAGTAAGGGAGGTATTTAAAGGTGGAGTGACTGTGCCTTTTTTCAATAATTTGGCTTAGAGAAAAATTAATATCAGTAGTCTCATTCAGGACTCAATAAGAGTCTTATGATGGGTTTTAAATAAGAATACCAAGACAATTATCTTTTAATTAATTATATTCTAGAAAATATAAAATAAAAAAAAATGCATTGTAGTCTTAGAAGTATCATTTAAGTCCAAAAGTAAGTCTTATTGTAAGATATACATAAGATCAATGATAAGAGGTGAGCGTAGTTAGATAAGCTATTAAATTTCTACAAACTATATTAAAAATAGATGAATAATCTTTAAATTGAAGGAATTACAATAATTCTAGTAAAATCACTCTTTCTATATCATTATTAATCTATCTAAAGAAAATTGATGCTTTTATAGTCATTTTAAATTTGCGTAACTGTCTTATAAGCAGTTACGCAATTAATAAACTGCTTTAATAGCAATGTATTTGAATGATTCATTATGATTTGGACAGCACAAGGACGAATCTTTGGATTTTAGGCTTATTTTTATATTACGTTAGCCCCCATTTATTAGGTAGTTAATTTAAAAATGACAGTTTTTACTGCTTTAGGATTGATGCTTTGTCTCTTTGTTATTAATATAAATTAATTCTCTCTCATAGGTCTTGAATGATTCTCGTTATGAGTCCCGAATTGAAACATATATGATACTCCTAAGATTCTATTTTTTCTTGTATAAATCCTTTAATAGTTGATATGCTTCATTTATTTGTCTCATTGACTCAGTTGATCCTCCTGAATCAGGATGATTAGCTAATGCTTTTATCTTGTAGGCATCTCTAATATTGGTTAATGAAATTGACTTCCCGGCTGTTATTGGTAGATCTAATAACTTAAGTGCACCATGGACTGTCATTGTTGACTCCAAAGTTTCAAAGGAGGTAACATTTCTTCTCCTTTTAAAGCAATTTACGAATCGTTTTACGAGAGAGGGTAATCTATTTTTTAAATTAATACTTCCTAAAGGGTCCTCTAAGACTCCTGCCATTACAATTATATTTTCAAACGACGGTTTTTTATTTTGCCAGCTTGGGCATAAGCGACTCATAACGTATATAGCTGCATTCCATGTAAAAGGAATATTTTCTGAATCATCAATATATGGCCATATGTCTCTTGCAAACCAAATCATTGCAGCTTCTATAACTTCTTCCTTTGGATTGTTACCATAAAGAGAAACCCAATGATTTAATGTTTTATCTATGCATTGTTCAATATCCTCTTCATTTATACCCGTAATTATAGATTCATAATTAGGTTCCTTTTTAACCCCTTT
It encodes:
- a CDS encoding molecular chaperone DnaJ, with translation MATPANEGSRRISVDLPNELIERFDELKKAWGLRKRGAVLERLLETLFDEEEIHENDKEISNKQFEYSSLESSDIASDSYLEDNSIVLISTDKLAKSTDQHYEETIFNKKTKEKKVVGIDLPNFVNRRANKLKTSLSKGVKKEPNYESIITGINEEDIEQCIDKTLNHWVSLYGNNPKEEVIEAAMIWFARDIWPYIDDSENIPFTWNAAIYVMSRLCPSWQNKKPSFENIIVMAGVLEDPLGSINLKNRLPSLVKRFVNCFKRRRNVTSFETLESTMTVHGALKLLDLPITAGKSISLTNIRDAYKIKALANHPDSGGSTESMRQINEAYQLLKDLYKKK
- the rlmD gene encoding 23S rRNA (uracil(1939)-C(5))-methyltransferase RlmD, which translates into the protein MKKGTVTPPLNTSLTVKCIDIDHAGYGVCKWNSCVIKVPGLIPNEEAIIKCELRIKSYWIAKIEKIILYSKSRTVPICPVAEECGGCTLQHINDKNQFIIKNTQFYNELVRTNLIDKNFIINSYPSSLNLNYRNKAIMPVRSNTPSTISIGYYKYNTHDIINIDSCPVLDNRINNILDTIINQLSNSNIYADNDLSQDNALRHISIRLGINTNEILITFISSYKLKNKLRTLVSNITSIHTNIVGIVNNIQPNRTNVIFGDETFVLFGRPYLLEKFCNLRFRIGVTSFFQPNLNLAEQIIKLITKFLSKDKRVIDAYSGIGTISIPLANIGYDVLSIENNIESNKLAIINAKLNHITNINFYCGDVEKYLYDLLEESDALIIDPPRKGLSVKTTNIILERMPDLIIYQSCNPSSLRRDLTSIIENGNYTIDNISTLDFFPQTTHLESLTILRKLNSKFS